One stretch of Cohnella algarum DNA includes these proteins:
- a CDS encoding ABC transporter substrate-binding protein, producing the protein MKWKKAFGFTLATVLSLGLLAGCSGNSNNGANGAATASPSASPSAESSASASAEAGDEPVTLKWALWDWEATAYYQPLIDAYKKEHPNVTIEYVDLGSTDFMTMLSTQLSGGADLDVLTIKDIPGYANLVKQNHLEPLNGFVREQGIDTSAYGGTVEQIQMNDEVYALPFRSDFWILYYNKDLFDAAGVDYPTNDMTLEQYDELARKLTSGSGANKVYGAHYHTWRSAVQLFGILDGQHTIIDGEYDFLKPTYERILNQQKDGIVMDYATLKTSSTHYSGVFYNNSVAMMNMGSWFISTQIDKVKSGESLAKNWGIAKYPHPEGVEPGTTLGTITSLAVNRKSANKEAALDFLKFVTGEEGAAVIARTGAIPAIKNDEVVASIASIEGFPNDENSKEALKTAKTYLEMPLHEKSADIELILNEAHDNIMTSNVTIDEGLQDMTTRVKQVLGS; encoded by the coding sequence ATGAAATGGAAAAAAGCTTTCGGATTCACCTTGGCAACCGTGCTTTCGTTGGGACTGCTCGCCGGCTGTTCCGGCAATTCGAACAACGGCGCGAACGGCGCCGCGACGGCATCGCCCTCGGCTTCTCCTTCCGCGGAATCGTCTGCAAGCGCTTCCGCAGAAGCGGGCGACGAGCCCGTCACGTTAAAGTGGGCGCTGTGGGATTGGGAAGCGACGGCCTATTACCAGCCGCTGATCGACGCCTATAAGAAGGAGCATCCGAACGTCACGATCGAGTACGTGGACCTCGGATCGACCGACTTTATGACGATGCTGAGCACGCAGCTTTCGGGCGGCGCGGATTTGGACGTCCTGACCATCAAAGACATTCCCGGCTACGCGAACCTCGTCAAGCAAAACCACCTGGAGCCGCTGAACGGCTTCGTTCGCGAGCAGGGCATCGATACGTCGGCGTACGGCGGCACGGTCGAGCAGATTCAAATGAACGACGAAGTGTATGCGCTTCCGTTCCGCAGCGACTTCTGGATCTTGTACTACAACAAGGATCTGTTCGACGCGGCGGGCGTCGACTATCCGACGAACGACATGACGCTCGAGCAGTATGACGAGCTGGCGAGAAAGCTGACCTCCGGAAGCGGGGCGAACAAGGTATACGGCGCCCATTACCATACGTGGCGAAGCGCGGTTCAATTGTTCGGCATCCTGGACGGACAGCATACGATCATTGACGGCGAATACGATTTCCTGAAGCCGACCTATGAGCGGATTTTGAACCAGCAAAAGGACGGCATCGTCATGGACTACGCCACGCTGAAAACGTCCAGCACCCACTATTCCGGCGTGTTCTACAACAATTCCGTCGCGATGATGAACATGGGCAGCTGGTTTATTTCGACGCAGATCGACAAAGTGAAAAGCGGCGAGTCGCTCGCGAAAAACTGGGGCATCGCGAAGTATCCGCACCCGGAAGGCGTCGAACCGGGAACGACGCTGGGCACGATCACCTCGCTTGCCGTCAACCGGAAATCGGCCAACAAGGAAGCCGCCCTCGATTTCCTGAAATTCGTCACCGGCGAAGAGGGAGCCGCGGTCATCGCTCGGACCGGCGCCATTCCGGCGATCAAAAACGACGAGGTCGTCGCCTCCATCGCGTCCATCGAAGGGTTCCCGAACGACGAAAACAGCAAGGAAGCGCTGAAGACGGCGAAGACGTATCTCGAAATGCCGCTGCATGAAAAAAGCGCGGATATCGAGCTCATCCTGAACGAGGCTCACGACAACATCATGACCAGCAACGTGACGATCGACGAAGGCTTGCAGGACATGACGACCCGGGTAAAGCAAGTTCTCGGCAGCTAG
- a CDS encoding carbohydrate ABC transporter permease: MPKDHKPRLSKSVRHHLVAYSFIAPNFIGFAVFTLVPMAFAFVLAFVEWDGANPMAFVGLRNFDRLLHDAAFHKALWNTVVYTIGVVPLTMACALALAVLLNRKIAARNFLRTVFFFPYVASLVAVAAVWNFIFSPTLGPVNNLLNALTGIPFEELPRWAADKDWAMFTVVLFTVWKNMGYYMVIYLAGLQGVNPELHEAAHLDGANAWQRFWNVTIPQLAPATFFVLMILIINSFKVYDIFINLFAGADNQLNDTTRILVYQIYNTAFRSLDFGYSSAMAIVLFLIVLGITLVQFHGEKKYGQ, encoded by the coding sequence ATGCCCAAGGATCATAAGCCGCGGTTATCGAAAAGCGTGCGCCATCATCTGGTCGCCTACAGCTTCATTGCGCCGAACTTCATCGGATTCGCCGTGTTTACCCTCGTCCCGATGGCGTTCGCGTTCGTGCTCGCCTTCGTCGAATGGGACGGAGCCAATCCGATGGCGTTCGTCGGGCTGCGCAACTTCGACCGGCTGCTCCATGACGCCGCGTTTCATAAAGCGCTGTGGAACACCGTCGTGTACACGATCGGCGTCGTCCCGCTGACGATGGCGTGCGCGCTGGCGCTGGCCGTGCTCCTGAACCGGAAAATCGCGGCGCGGAATTTTCTCCGAACCGTGTTCTTCTTTCCGTACGTCGCTTCGCTGGTCGCGGTGGCGGCGGTCTGGAATTTTATTTTCAGTCCGACGCTGGGGCCGGTGAACAATCTGTTGAACGCGCTGACCGGCATTCCGTTCGAGGAGCTCCCCCGCTGGGCTGCGGACAAAGACTGGGCCATGTTTACCGTCGTCCTGTTCACCGTATGGAAAAACATGGGCTACTACATGGTCATCTACCTGGCCGGCCTGCAGGGGGTCAACCCCGAATTGCACGAAGCCGCCCACCTGGACGGAGCGAACGCGTGGCAGCGGTTTTGGAACGTGACGATTCCGCAGCTCGCGCCCGCGACTTTTTTCGTGCTGATGATTCTGATCATCAACTCGTTCAAGGTATACGACATTTTCATCAATCTTTTCGCCGGCGCCGACAACCAGCTCAACGACACGACCCGCATCCTGGTGTACCAGATTTACAACACGGCGTTCCGCTCCCTGGACTTCGGCTATTCCAGCGCCATGGCGATCGTCCTGTTCCTGATCGTTCTCGGCATCACGCTCGTTCAATTCCATGGCGAGAAGAAGTACGGACAATAG
- a CDS encoding carbohydrate ABC transporter permease, whose translation MADSKKGWNAAFMALVYISLALTVLCMLVPFAWMLSASLKLSKDVFSFPIQWIPDSPRWENFKDIWTRIPLGTFIYNTAKLSVIVTVLQLLTSSFAAYAFSKLKFRGKHALFLGYIATIAIPWQAYMVPQFILMRSMGLNNTHLSIILLQAFSAFGVFLMRQFYQGIPDELCEAARIDGMNEYGIWAKIMLPLSKPALSTLTIFTFVSTWNDFLGPMIYLTKTELKTIQIGLRMFISQYSAEYGLIMAASVVSIIPVLIVFLAVQKYFVQGIATSGIKG comes from the coding sequence ATGGCGGATTCGAAAAAAGGATGGAACGCGGCCTTTATGGCGCTTGTCTATATTTCGCTGGCTTTGACCGTGTTGTGCATGCTGGTGCCGTTCGCGTGGATGCTGTCCGCTTCGCTGAAGCTGAGCAAGGACGTCTTTTCCTTCCCGATTCAGTGGATTCCCGATAGCCCGCGCTGGGAAAATTTCAAGGACATCTGGACCCGGATTCCGCTCGGGACGTTCATTTACAACACGGCCAAGCTGTCCGTGATCGTCACCGTCCTCCAGCTGCTTACTTCCAGCTTCGCGGCGTACGCGTTCTCGAAATTGAAATTCCGGGGCAAGCATGCGCTGTTTCTCGGCTACATCGCCACCATCGCGATCCCTTGGCAGGCCTACATGGTGCCGCAATTCATCCTGATGCGGTCGATGGGGCTGAACAACACGCATCTGTCCATCATCCTGCTGCAGGCTTTCTCGGCGTTCGGCGTGTTTCTGATGCGGCAATTTTATCAGGGAATTCCGGACGAACTGTGCGAGGCCGCGCGCATCGACGGGATGAACGAATACGGCATTTGGGCGAAAATCATGCTGCCGCTGTCGAAGCCGGCGCTGTCGACGCTGACGATTTTTACGTTCGTGTCCACCTGGAACGATTTCCTCGGGCCGATGATCTATTTGACCAAAACCGAATTAAAAACGATCCAGATCGGCCTCCGCATGTTCATTTCGCAATATTCGGCCGAATACGGCCTGATCATGGCCGCGAGCGTCGTTTCTATCATCCCGGTGCTGATTGTTTTTCTCGCGGTGCAAAAATATTTCGTCCAGGGGATCGCGACGTCCGGCATCAAAGGCTGA